The Liolophura sinensis isolate JHLJ2023 chromosome 6, CUHK_Ljap_v2, whole genome shotgun sequence genomic sequence GACAGTAACAAAGCACATCTGTAGAACTAGGCAAGAAAGTTGTCCTGGATTCCTGTTTTAAGTTGTATTATGGATTATACTGCTGATCGGACATGTGTAACGTGACCTTTCTATTTCCTATTGAAAAGATGTACacttgttacatgtagaaacgaaattcatgtttcatttcattGCCTTACCTTATTTATGTACTGACATGCTACATGCTAACACATGTGTGACATGAAAacgtgttttatgtttttcagaTCAGCAGGAGCTATTCAATAGATTATCAAAGTATATGAGTAGCGCTAACTCTGTGGCTCAGATCCCTATAGCAGAGGCCATGGTCACCATTAAAGGCAAAGGGTAACGTAccaaattattcattattactCTCTTTTCTTGGAATTTTTTGAGGGGTTGGGATGTGGGGTAGTTGTGCTAAAGTGTGTGTGTTGACTTGTTAACTATGACGACATTTGCATATGCTGTTACATTTTGTTTGCCACACTGTTTACCTGTGGCTACATGGCATAGTGGAGGAAATGTACATTTCTAGAAAAGATGACATAAATTGTTTTAATGAATTACCTTTACTGTTTTTTAAAAGTAAAGTTAATAAATGATTTCAGTGGTTCTTTTTTCAATTAATTATCAGTGATGTGTAAAAAGCTTTGATGTGCAATTTGCAAACTGTTTTCAATAGCCAGCCCTGTAACTGCATTACTTGTGTATTTCAGCACGGATGAAGAGTCGTCTCAGATCTTTCTCCCATTCATCAGTGTAAGGATTAACTTTACAGTACTGCTTCAGCCACACAGATTTGAGATGGACTCGTAGTATAGCTTCTTTCTGCTTTGAGTTTTATAGTGTCTCAGCGTTATAAAGGCAAATCACgaactgaaaaatgaaattttgttatcCATATAGACAGTAAAAAGCATTTATACCTGTGCCagtgtgtatgtcattgttcTATGCAATAGATTATTCTGGTGATGTGTGTGTATTAACATGCATGTTTCATCCAGCTGTTAAGACTGTGTGGCATAGtgattaatttctttctttatctGTCTTCAAGGAGGTGAAGATTGGAACACCTGAGCTATTGAACACATCAGGTAAGCTCACTGGTCACAGTATTTACTGCAGATATCAGTGCTTACCTATCATTTTGTTAATCATGCACTGTGCATGTAAAAGTGGTATTGTgtaagaaatgaaaagaaaggCACTTTCAAGTaaagtaatttacatgtatggttcaCTTTTGCACCTGTGTTttagtaatgtttttttttttttggcagttgAAGTTAGATAATGTATATGTTGTCTATGCTTTGATATTAGATTGCTGGATAACGGTCTGTTTCCTAGCTAATGTAATGATGACTGGAATCCTTATGTCTGCATCATGCTGTTGTAGTGGACTTTGAAGAGGGCATGATCAGCCCACCAGCCCTGTCTGGTTCTCCACCAGGGAGCTGTTCAGGGCTAATAGAGAAGGCTAAGGAAGGCCACACCCCTCCGAGCTCCCCCAGTGTCAACACCTCAATCCCTATCCTCAGGTAAGCCTCACACTAGATGCATGTATGGGAtactgtattttaaaaatttgcttGTAATTTTACCAGCAAATGAAACGTTGCCTAAATTCTTTAGAGGCAGCTTTTCTCCAACCTTCACttaaagtgaaagtgaaaacttATTTGTCAAGGAAAAAGTGGTAACatgccaaagatcagtggtaTATCATGGGCACTCTTGTTTTCTCCATCGTTAAAGTGACTGTCATAATGTAAGAGTATGGCACTAAATAAACAACTGGCTGTGTATGTTTGTCAGTCCTGCCACGCCCTCCTCGTCAGCCTCCTCACCAGTAGGGGAGTACATGGAGCTACAGGTGGACTACTGGATGAACCAGGGCAAGCCTGACACAGGGGACAAAGACAAGGTGGGCAAGAAGGACAGCAACAAGTGTTCCCTCAAGTCTGCCTTCAGATCTCTCCACGTCAGCCGCTTCCCTCCCACCAGCGACGGTGCCATGCCCATGGTCATTGTCACCAAGGAGAAGAAACAGAAGAGTACGTATGGAGTCTGAAAGTGTTAATGGGTATTTGTGGATCAAGTGGTTCACGGTTCCTTTGCACAAAGCACACTTAGCGCTTCTTTCACGtactgtaactaccatggcagtGTAATACATTTAGTTGTGGTTGCCgcagaaaatacatgcacatgatgCTTCCtgcactttgtgaaacaggcttCAAGATGACATGTtaaatatacagggtgtcccagaagtcgtgcaccatccaggttgaggttgaatgctacAGAGTGATGTGTTGCccacataaaaaccaattcaactctttcttgtactgtactgtcaaagatagaaaaaaatttaaagtcagtattaaatctgaaacatagaaaaaaaatgaaaatcatgatggtgcacgacttctgggacaccctgtatatttaGATTTTATTATAAAACCATCTAGATGCAGACATTTTCTTGACATAGTATATGGTATAATAAGAATTTGTTGGTTTTCTTTTGGATTTGTAATAGTGTAATATTTGGCTGCCAGAGTTGGAAAACTCTTGACATACATTAAGGAGCTAATTCAGACTTGAACATCTGGACAGAAGTGTATAATGAtggtaatatttcagaaaaaaccTGTGACATGTTTGTTACCCATTGCTGTTGACAGTTATGAGGTTGGGAAAGAAGTCCAAAGATGTGGAGTCCAAGAGAGAGGCAATAGATGGAATCTGTCGGCTGATATGTACATCCAAGAGTCAGAACAACACTTTAAAAGGTGAGGATTGCTCGACCATTTGATGGCGTCAATGCATTGCTGGCAGCTTGAAGGTTGGATCAGaatttgatgtatttgtttatttatttgattggagttttatgccatactctcGCTGACAGAATCTTCAAACCAACTACCCCAGCCAATGAATTTTGAGATTTGAATCCCTCTTCACTGGGCTCGTGTCGCTTGATGTTAGAAAACGTGTCTTGATGTGTAAATTACCTGGAGTACAAATATGATTCCTACCCGAACTCGATCACTGACTTGTATATGAATTTGTCCTGGCTTTGTTCAAATACACCAGTCAtctaaataaatgcatgtgcTTTTGTTGTGTTTAATGAAAAGGAATAAAAATCACATCTGTTGCAAAAGAAATTATGTGAAGATGTAAAATTTAATGGATATGATGTAGAAATTGCAAACAACCAATTTAGTTGAATCACATGGCCAAGTCTATTTAAACTAGAACTGACTAAAACCTTTTTTTCTTAAATCAGTTACTGTTTCCTTATTTGATTTCAGTGACTGTTGATGGCAATGAGTGGACAGGGGTGAAATTCTTCCAGCTGTCTCCGCAGTGGCAGACCCACATTAAACACTTCCCTGTGGCCATATTTGGTCATTCAGAGACTCCTTGCTGAATGCAGCATGGGGCAGGACTCCCCACGCAAAGGTGGACTGTGAACAACTTACGTTGATGTGTCAGTATTATAGAGATGGAGGCCAAGGACTCTCTGATCAGGAGACTGTCTCCCACTCACACAGACTAAGTACTTGTGGATTAAGTTTATCGTAATTATCATGCTGCAGGATGTTGTTGTCGTCATGAATTAGCCAGTGTGTATGTAATTTCATGACTTCTGCAGGTCAGGGGGCAATGTGTTACATCTTATTTTGATGGAACTGACCTCCAGCCTTTAAACTGTAGCACAAGGAGattgtgttcagatttttttaatttgtcacTGTGTGAACTGCCGCTGTGAAGTTTCCAACACCTTGTAAAGAAACCATTTATAACAAAGCaccaggatttttttttttatctcattatgttttattttgcaaaATATCACTGTTGTCAGGGGAcaccatgtatgtacatgtcctCTATTATCTGTCATATATTTGACAACATTTTTAGTTTGCACACACTAAAATTAAGGGAATAAATCTGAGAGTTCTTGGTTTGGATATGTGTCTTTGTTCCCAGgtttgtacagtatatacatatggtAACCAGTGTTATGTTTATATAACTCAATAATACTCACCACTCAGTTTGGGATACCCGTCATCAAGTTTTGAGAATCCAGGTTTTTTGAAGGTATACTCTCCATGCACTAGCCTGATCATCTCTTGTGTAACTATACCAATATCtgggtgattttttttatcacctttTTCATAATCATTTCCTTACATTTGGGCTTCAAGTAAGGCCTGATTTACAGAATTGTCACTGGAaaacatatttgaaattttcatgaTTGGGACTTTACTTTGAAGAATGTTCatctgaaaaaattattttcagctttctttgattttttggAGAGGGACACTCAAAGGTTGATGTGCTTCCAGTCAGATTTCTCCAGCCACAGAGTTGGACTTTTCACAGATCAGCTTATTTCCATCCATTTTCCCTCTGCCGGTCTCGCTGTATTACATGGACATAATTGTTCTACGCATTGTAAtgttttgtcttattttaatcaggattttttcattttaattggaACTTTAATCATtacttttgcattatttcttgtGCTTTGTGTAATACTTATATTTGTTCTATTACACTGCAACACATTATTTAATCCATGTCATTGTATGctacttttttcattttaactgcaagttttggataatttttttacgtttctttattttcagtagGATTTAAAACACCtctggtgttttttgttttgttttttttgtcacagaGCTTGTCACTATCACTCAGCAATAGTTAACGATATTGACAATTTcaacaccagtgaaatatagAAATTATATGTATTGTGGATTTTGATAATGTGTCCTCATTTTATGAGTTTCCTACTTGAATCAgttaatacatgcatttgtatttCAAAGATGCAATACAGTCCGATTTTACAATGATTGTCTCTAGTCTGGGCATGCCAAGTTATGTGGTGAATGAGCTGTGCTTCCAATGTGCTTTTATGATAGCTGTACAAAGGGGATTATTTACTATGTAGTCTAAGGTGCTGTTTTAGTCTGAGGTACAGTTGAGGAGGTTTAATCAATTGTGCTGATACGaaataattacaatttataGGAGAGGCTCGTGGGCTCGAAATCTTTGCTGTaaagtctatgttaaatgcTTTTATCCATCAAGTGATACAGGACATGAGCCCTTGGTTTTTAGCAGTGGGtgattgttaaaaaaaaaaaagttgttttgtgTTCAGGAATTGTTGAGTGTGACAAAGCAGTCAGTGCCATGAAACGGCCACGGATCAGTGAAGTCATTTATTCAGctgatcagtcagtcagttctTTAAGACACATCTGCCCGTGGGCTTGCTACGCGTGCAGAAATTTCCCAAAGAACATAAATTGGGTACAACATATATCCATGAGACTTGCCGTAGCTTTTCTTTTCAGGCGTAGTGCTCTGTTGGTGAAAACCTTGCAGATCCTGTCTCACTGAAGGATAACATTTGTAAAGGCTTGTAAACGGGTACTGGTACTTAGGCCTATAGGACCAGGGTAATTATCCCTCCAAGAGGAACTATTTTGCTGTAGATGAGGTATTTTACTGCCATGATTTTCAATCAGTGATATTAGTTCAGTTGCATAGAAATCGGACAAAAGAATGAATGTTGTCAAGTTATTAAATTAATCTCCTTGTACACACCTTTGTTTTTACCCTTTTTTGGCAACTTTTATATTTTGCCTTTTGAAACACGCTGTACATGGCATGATAGAGCATCTTTAGTTCAAGGAAATTTTAAAGCAAAACACATTGTACATTGGCAGATTAGGACCTAATTGTTATGTGGGAAAACTGTTGTAAGTTTGGAATGTCTTAGAAGGAAAAATGTGTGTGATCCTTATTAGTGCTAGAGTATATGTAGGGTAAGATATGTGAAACAGTTTATTTGTAGATTTACTGAATGCTGTTTTGTTAGCAGTACTAGAGatatgagtgaatgagtgcgtATACAGCTTAGCTGGTAAGGTAAGCATTAAGCCGAGATATCTATAAGATTTAATGTGTTTGGATGTGGAATAAGGTGGATGGGTATGGAtagaggcatattttatatgttgtacTAAATGGAATGCTTTTAGTGTGTGAAAACTGGTGGATAAGCGTGCAATATAAACTGTATATGTGGATATGGACAGGAATGCTAAAGATATGGAAGATGTAGATGATATGGACTGAAGTAAAAGTTTAAAGGTTATGAATTGGTGAAAATGTATGGAAAGAAGTCCATAGGTGTAGAATGTCGTACAACAtggcaaataaattttatgtttgtagGATGTGATTAAGCTGAATGTGTGCAGAATGGAGACCCATTTAGCCTGTGCTGTGATTGGTATGTCCCCTTTCCATGTACCACATTTGTACAGCCCCTGGGGAATGcctagaaatacatgtattgcactTAGCACTGGCCAAGTTTGTATTTCTGCTGTTTTAAACCTCTATTCCTGTTTGTAGATATGTATTTACTGTGTCATGGTTTTGAAGACCTCTTTTGCCATACTGtatattttgtacttttgtgaTACTGTATAAATAGTATACAAGCAGGTAGTTGCTCAAATATGTAGATAGattgtaacatttttgttttcctcatcatgttatgtatatgtattcctTGGTATCTGAAAAATTGCTTTATAGCCAGAGTATTGGATAGTTTGCACAATATTGTGCTGGGCTGTCATCTTCCATAACAACATGTGGTGAAGAGATATGTCGTGATGGCAAATGCACATGGCGTAGTGTGTAGacagctttgtgaaacgggcccctgGTCTccattgtacacagtacaggtGGGGTGGCTTTATCCCCAGGGTAATTTCCTGGAGAGTATAACAAGGCTATGGCTTTACATTATGTGTTAGCTAAAGCACATGTGCACACTCGTTACTTGTAGCTGAACCCATGGTTATACTCTGTATGCATGCAGTTAGTATGGTACTTTCCAGTAAGGTTTTGTAATCCATGTTATGATCTATTGATGGTTTTGCCAAAGATGAAAAGTGTGAATGTAATACTCATTACgtacacatacattacatatgTGCTGTCAGCAAGAAAAATCTCATCTTCAAAATGCACAGGTCAGTGATGAAACTTTTGTGGAAGATAAAAATAATCACCTACTTATTGGAAAGACTAATCACTAAAATCACTGTTTCAGATTATTACAGGACACACTGCTAGACATTTGGGATTTGTTATGTATTACTTGATTAGCTTATTTTTTTGGTTGAAGTCCCCTGTCCCTGCCCAGTAAACTTAGACCATTTGTAGACACCATTTTGGTTTAGTGATGCATCAGTTGAGTCATCATTATACATGTGACGTGTACTTTAAGAGTTCAGTCCATAGGAAGTTCAGACATTGAAAAATGTGCCAGGCTAAAAGTAGTGTCAATTGCAGTCTTCCAGGAACTGTGCAAGCACTGTAGATCTTCCATTTGTCTTCTTCCCTTGTGTTTTACATCTGGTCAATGTCACAACCAGTGCATGCCAGTGTAGCTTGCATGGTCAGGGACTTACAGGAAAAACAGAGCATGTTTAAATCAAACCTGCCAGCATTAATACTCAACATGTAGGTTCATTGGGAGTGGCTTTTTCAGCAGAACCAGTGCTGACGTTTACGTTTTCCATATACAGGTCTGTTGCAGTTCTGTGGTATACCTCGTGATATTAGTCTCCTTCCCATGGCTTACATCTCTACAGGTGGCCATACTGGACTGGACCTGTTAGATTGTTTGCTAGCATAGTATTCTCCTCACCATCATTGCATCAAGCCATTCAGTACACAGTAGTCTCAAAGTCGTTTTTGCACATGTCTGCATACATACTTCGAAAAAAATTTCCTTAGTGAAGATAACCATCAGATTTTAGTTACCAGTGGTCAGTGACCCTTGTGTAACGAGCTTCCGTTATTATGATCAGACAAATTTGCCTACTAGCATGACAGGGTTTTAATTAGAGGAAGGTGTAACTGACACATGATCTGATTAAGAGTTGCTGGCCTCCTACCCAAAATACAAATTGATAATATTCTAATTTGGTGTGAATGTTTAATGTGTAAATTATCAGCAGGTCCTGCTTTATGAAACCTGAATATGACATCATCTTTAGAAGGGTAGACGGAGTCAACAAATAATTGATAAACAAGATCAGTAATTGTTGCAGACAATCAAATTCTGTAAGTAAATTTGAGTACTCGATATTTTTCGTTTCTGAATAGTAATCAGCTTATTGTTAggtttgtatgtgtatttttttttttttttttttaacttttaatgctgttttcaatattttttcttgttcagAGCACAGGTTTTAATCACATTTGAGCGACgtttgtgtaaaatttgtaaGTATGTCattatatgattgttgttttcataGCAAAGTTGTATGATTAATTAGTCAGAATACCAAATATATCTGGGTTGGTCAGTAAACACATGAAGGTGTCTATCAGTATAAAATAATGTATGAAGTAGGCGATAAGATTCCCGGGctgtgtttatctacatgtaggtagtgtGTGCTCATGAGGGTACATGCTCAGCATTGTGTATTATAACACTTACTCGATTTGTTATTGTTAAGCTCCTGTTGCGGAACTCCCATGTGCTGTGCTTCAAGTTTGCCttattacttacatgtacatgcttgtaCACCAGCCCTTAACCTTAACCTGCTCAAGTGAGCACTTCACTCCAGCTAGATCAAAGGCTTCTTGTACAATGTAACTTAGTCTTGTATATTCTTTTGAAAATAGCTAAGCTgtcactgtatatatatttatagagcTCTGTAGGTATGGACAATAAAGAGCCCATGTCAATATAACAAACATAATATGGTATTGTCTCAGTTTATAGTCATCATGTACCTGGTGCACAAGTGATTCCTCCATCCAAAAACAGGACTCGTGTCATATATGTatgactatatacatgtacttaaaggGCAAACAcaaaattcttgaacatggccTTGAACACCAATCAGTATTACAAACTAAATACTGAATATTATCAATTGTCATGGTAATGATATACATGGTGGCTTTAGCCGAAATGATCATACTAGTATATATCTAAAATTGCTTGCggaaattataattttttcagGTCATTGGTATGCCAAAATGAAATACTTcataatattcataaaatatttacagttcTCTCTCTTCTCTGAAGAATACACGATGTTGACCAACATGATAATCTAACGAGCTAACAAGTGATAAAACTTTCAGGCATATGCCATGAATAGGTGGATATACTCCTTTATTTTACAATCACCGACAAGCATTCTGTGTCGTAACACATGAATACAGTCAGAAAATATTCTTGGTTTAGTACCCATAATTTTGGAACCAGAACAGAGGTACAATTTGTTGTCTCACTGAAATATGTCTTATTGTGCAAGCATAAATGGATTACCTAATTTACCAGTGGtgtaacttaatttttttggtgcCTGCTATCAGGGCAGCCTGTCCTCACTGGAAAGAGCCTGCCATCAGGGCAGGTAATAGCTTAAAACTGCCTGCCCACAGCCAGTGTTCGACGGCTAAGTGTTACCAACTAAAATACCTTCGATGGAATAGATGAAACAATGAAGCACAAGCGTaacatacattatataaatTGATCGTTCTCTTGTTTTGGTCATACAACCTATTGTGATCAGACGATCGAGTAGCTTTAtctttgtttggatttttcaCAGCATGGTTTGTTAGAAAACAGTCCATCGTCACAAAATTGCGGCTTCTCGTTAGCAACAGACTTGACGTTACAAATACAAACTCTCCTTGGTATCGAGAAATAGCGGCTGCTTGATCGGGCAGGCTACGCGAGTCTATAACATGCCTGCAGCAATTTTTGCCTGCTTACCCTATGCTCATAATTGTAGGAGTCAAAAAGAGAGAAAATCTGGTGATATGATTTACTGGACCTTTTAAGTTTTATATACAAGCTGTACATTACATCATTTCTTTTAACCAGATAACTAGCAAAATTGTAATTTCAAAGACATGTCATTTAAGTCATGCTGTTACATGCCTGTGCTCGTGCTTTCTTTTCAAAAAGGCATGAAGTGTTGAACTCCACGGCACTTTGGCTACACAGAATTACCAAACAAAGCAATGAAATTGCTCCTATCTGAAACAGCTTTAGGATGCCACCCACTCACTGCAGTTCTCCTTTCTTATTaaatgtaggtctacatgttttacaatgataagtgtatttacttgttttattaatttaattggtgtttacactgtactcaagaaaattatatttcatgacagcggccagcattatggtgggaggaaaccacgcagagcctgggggatatgcatgaccatcagcaggctgttgccagacctttccatgtacatacaggggggaagccggcatgagctggacttgaactcacagccaccaaaTTGGTGACAGACTTTTAGGTTATTGTGCCGTATTGGTACACTAATCTCCTCTGAGAATGACAAATAAACCACAGTGCTAACAGTGATGTAACATTATGTACTACATGCAGTAACAACCTAGCCTGTTCAGTGATCTCCAATGATGTGATGCAAGTCAAGTGATACATGTACGGACTAATAAATCCAAATCTTTCTTCAGAAAGAATTGCTACATTTATGTAGGCCACATAAAGTTGTAGACTGCTTGATATTCATGCCATGGAGTTCTTGAGGGCAAAGCAATACATTCAAGGGTCTATTTCACAGTGATCTTAGCTGCATTTTtatcagacacagtatactgatcCCACTTTTTCTCAGGATCATACGGTTCCCATCGACTTGCAGGGAAAATGTGCTTATTCCTCTCGTACCAGCTACGCAAACAGACTTTGCCCGCATGCGAGTCCTCCTTCTCCACTGTGGCATCGCTTATTATCCGAACATCTTCTTGCACTGAGAACGTAAACAAAGGACCGCTCTTTCCTCGAGCTTTAGTCacaataaaatcataaaaagtGTAGTGATGTGGAATGATTAAGTCCTCTTTGACGTACATCAACTGATCAACGCTCACAGATTTCAAGTCATTGAACTCTCGTCGCAGCGTCTCCAGGCACTTCTGTAGGAACTGTTGCACGCTGTTTCCCTTCTTCATACGAACCTGTCGTCTGTGGCCAGAGCCATCCCAGTAACTGTAAGTGATGCTGATTTCTTCATTCTTCACCTTCTCCTGTTGACACACCCATTCCTGTCGTAACTGTTCTCTGTCAACAAAAATCTCTCAAGAATTGAACAAAACttgatgtacattgtaaatgttaaacaaaataccACAAACCTTCAAAAACTCAATAAAACCTGCTGTTTAGTGCATTAGTGCATTTAATTTGGTAACATTCTGACATAAAGAGGTATGATATCAAGCCAAACTTCAAAACATGTGACTGATAAACTTTCAACAAACCTCATTCTGTTCTCTTCTTCTTCCCTGTCTCTGTCTGGCAAGAAACTGGTGTCCACCTCAGGATTTTTACCTGTAAAGTCAAGCATTTTATGTCAATACTCAAAAACACAAAGATCAAAGCAAAGATCAACTCCTATAATTGCATGTTAACATGTTAATGCAAACATAATTTCAGCTTTATTTACAATCAGaattgattacaaaaatgctaTAAAGTTTCAGATCTGACAATAATCAGAGAatctttattacatgtaattgaattTCTAAAAATTATTCTCTGTAAAGCCTTGCCAATCAGTATCTTAAGATACATAAATTACAATTTGGATGGGCATTTATATGTGGACTTTTGCAGTTCTTTTAGAATAATTTTACTACCTACTAAACAAGGTCATAAGGTAATATATGATACCATAAAACGAGGTCAAACAATGTTGTTTGATTCCCCAAAAATGTACCTATTAAACCCAGAGCGTTAATTCCATATTTAAACCCCTAATAACTGTCTGCTTTCTTATGAAAAGGCCAGTGTCATCTTGGCCTACTACTCTCACCCAGCCTTCGTTTTTTCCCTGTGGCTATCTGCCTCTCTAGCTCTCTCTGTTCCTCTTCTTCATCAGTTTCATCATCGCCTTCATCAGGATCAAATGACAGGTGAGCAATCtacaaaacattgtaaaaaaaCAGGTGTGTAAAACCATAACAAAAAGCAGCCAAATGATAGGTGGGTAATCAGCAAAATAAGATTAAGCAATGTTTTCACAATGTCAACCATGCACCATGGAAGTGGGTACTTCTTGAAACTTAATGCATTCATGTATCTCATTATTTGGACAAATGACTGGACTGGTTTTCATTgtgacttaaaggagaagaaaactttaagaAATGACaatataggctgaaaagagcacattttttttctatctggtgttgcctgctgcatcattttgccatttttcctcatCATGCACGTAAATCCTGAAAACCGCAAAGCTGGCACTGAGTCCACCGCATCCTCCATCTTtcacaccctgtaatttatactAGGGATGTGTTGCCTCTCACCCAATGAGAGTTGATAAAACTGCTGGCtcgttcgtgtaaactcggaacctacatctaacattccagtttcccgatcatcaagcggaaaacaaactgtattgttcgctaccttctgagaagaagagttctacaggAAATttacgaactgcacttcagcggtttccaacggcaattctcctcctaacacagaagacttcaggactagttcttaggcaaaatgcagtcgcccacagcggattttggcgttGACAGTATTTATagtttatcaacttgaggtacatattagaatctttttatggcatgcacctgggaggaaatgcatactcttttcaatggtatttgattgataccTAAATTTTCTTCATGAGAACTGATATAAGATTACATCAATGAATCTGAGAAAGTCATTTGTGCACTCTCACTCATATTATGTTTATGTGAAACATAAAAGCCTTTGGTTTATGAAAGGGATAGCGGAAAATACACAAGTCTTGGATACAAAGCATCTTTTCCTCTAAAATT encodes the following:
- the LOC135468439 gene encoding protein FAM50A-like produces the protein MKAKQEDVIRKREAQLAKKDAQARLVEEQNKERKRKEKMKIAHLSFDPDEGDDETDEEEEQRELERQIATGKKRRLGKNPEVDTSFLPDRDREEEENRMREQLRQEWVCQQEKVKNEEISITYSYWDGSGHRRQVRMKKGNSVQQFLQKCLETLRREFNDLKSVSVDQLMYVKEDLIIPHHYTFYDFIVTKARGKSGPLFTFSVQEDVRIISDATVEKEDSHAGKVCLRSWYERNKHIFPASRWEPYDPEKKWDQYTVSDKNAAKITVK